The sequence below is a genomic window from Elusimicrobiales bacterium.
CTCTCCGGGCACACTCCCCAGGCGTTTGAACAGGCGGCTTACGATTTATATGAATGGGCCATTTGCGGTGTTTCACGTAGACAGCGAAAGGGCGCTTAAAGGCGGCGAGCGGCAGCTGCTTTACCTGGCTTTCCAGCTGCGCGCGCTGGGCCATTGGAACTGCATAGTCTGCCGCAAAGGCTCGCAGCTGGATATCGCCGGCAGGAAGGCGGGCTTTGACGTGATGTACCTGCCTTTTCTTTTTGAGTGGGACCCGCTGTCGGCGCTTATGCTGCGCGGCCAGATAATGCTGCGCCAGCGGCCCGGCGGCGTCGTAATCCACGCCCACAGCTCGCATGCGGCGGCGGTGTCTTTCATGGCGGCCAAGGCCGGCTTCGCGCGCCGCATAGTGAGCCGCCGGGACGAGTATCCGCTTTCCGGTTCGGCTTCCGCGAGGATGAAATACGCCTCCGCGCACAAGGTGGTCGCCGCCTCTGAGAATATACGCAAAATGCTGCTCAAGTCCGGTGTTCCGCAGCCGGGTGTGGAACTGGTCCTCGACTGCATCCCCGAAACCGGTTTCCCGTGGGACGACGACGGGCTGGACAAGTTCCGCGCCGCCGCCCGGCAGCGCCTGTTTTCGGAACTGGATATTCCGCCGGATTCGTTTTGCGTCGGCGCCATAACCGGGTTTGAAAGCCAGCGCGACCCGCTCACCTTCGTGCGGGCGGTGCCGCTGGTGCTGCAGGAGGTGCCGTGGACGCATTTCGTCATTTCCGGCTCCGGGCCGCTTTTGGGGGAGATACGGCGGCTGGCGCTGGAGCTTAAAGTGCCCCACCGGCTGCATGTGATAGGCAATTATGAGGAGCCGCTTGCGTTGATGGCGGCGTTCGACGTGCTGTCTGTCGCCTCGCGCGGGGAGGGGATAGGCGGCTCCGTTCTGGAATCCATGTCCGCGGGCACGCCGGTGGTTTCCGTGCGCGGCGCCTGCGCGCAGGAGATAATAAGCGACGGCGAAGACGGCTTCATGGTAAATCCCAGCTCGCCGGCGGAACTGGCCCGCATTATCGCCAAGCTGCTCAAATCGCCGGAGCTGTGCCGCGCGCTGCGCGGGCGCGGTTTCCAGCGTAGGAAGCGGTTCCTTTCAAAAGCCGCGGCTGAGCGCATGGTGGAGATTTATGGAGAAAATAACCCTTGCCCTCATAGCGCATAACGAGGAAAAAGACCTGCCCCGCTGCCTGGACAGCGTGAAAGGCCTGGTTTCCGGCATCGCGCTTGTGGACAGCATGTCTTCCGACCGCACCGGGGAAATAGCCGCCGCCGCCGGAGCGCGCGTGCTGCGGCGCGAGTTTGACGGCTACGCCTCCCAGAAAAACGCCGCGCTGGACCTGGCCTCCAATGACTGGATTTTGCAGCTGGACCCGGACGAAACCCTCTCGCCGGAGCTGAAAGATGAAATCGCCGCGCTTTTCGCCGCCGGTCCGCGGGCGGACGCATACTCCCTGCCGTATGTGAATTATTTCCTGGGGCGCAGAATGCGCCACGGCGGGCTGGGGGGGGAGCGGCACATACGGCTTTTCCGCAAATCCAGATGCCGGTTTGAAGGCGGCCTTGTCCACGAGGGCGTGCGCGTGGACGGGACAGTCGGCGCGCTTAAACACCCGGTTATACACAACTCCTACCCGGACATGGAGGAGTATCTGGACAAATTCAACCGCTACACCACTCTCGCGGCGAGGAAAATGCACGGGCAGGGGAAGCGGTTCAGCATTTTCAGGATATGCTTTGTCCCGCTGGAGTTCCACAAAAGATTCTTCCTCCGGCTGGGATTTCTGGACGGCTTTGCCGGGCTGGCGTGGAGCGCGGTTTCCGCATTCTATGTATTTGTAAAATATGTGAAACTCTGGCGCATTGAACAAGGAGAATGATATGACAGGACTTCTGGCGGGCGCGGCGGCTCTGGCGGTGGCGGGATTAAGCGCGAGATGGAACTGGTGGCGCGGCAAGGTCTCCGGCCTGCCGGTGCTTATGTATCACAAAATAGGAGTGCCGCCCAAAGGCTCCAAACTCGGCAATTTATGGGTTTCGCCGGAAGTGTTCGCAAAACAGGTGGATTACCTGCTGCGGCACGGCTATGCGCCGGTTTTATTCCGCGATATCGCCGCCGCCGCGCGCGGCGAGCGCGAACTGCCGCCCAATCCGGTGCTGATAACTTTTGACGACGGCTACCGCAACAATTACACCGAGGCTTACCGCATCCTGAAGGAAAAGGGCGCGAAAGGCAATATATTCCTAGTCTATAACACCCTGGGCAAAAACAACGAGTGGCACAACCCGGACAGCGAGCATTGGCTGCCCATGCTCACCTGGGAGGAGATAAACGAGATGCTGGCCTCCGGCGTGATGGACATGGGCGCACACACGATGAATCACAAGAACCTGGCTAAAATCCCGCTGGAGGAGGCGGCCTGGGAAATGCGCGAATGCAAAAAGCGGCTGGAGGAGAAGCTGGGCCATGAAATACCGTGTTTTGCCTATCCCTACGGCTCCGGCGCTTTCGTGCCGGAGGTGCGGCAGAAGGCGCTTGAGGCCGGGTTCAAGTTTGATTTCAGCGTGAAGCAGGGCATAGCTCCCTGGCCCTGGAAGCCGGAGATGGGGACCATCCGCCGCATTTTCGTGCGCGGGGACGATTTCATGCTGGACTTCCATCTAAACATGACCAGGGGCCGCGCCAGGTTTTGATGCTGCCGCAGCCGCGCAGAATTCTTATAATACAGCTTCGCCGCATAGGCGATGTGCTGCTTACCGCGCCCGCCACCGAGACGCTGGCGCGGGCTTTTCCGCAGGCGAAAATAGATTTTATAACCGAGCGTCCCTGCGACGAAGTTCTGCGCGGCAATCCCCATGTTGCGGACGTGATTATTTACGACAGGCGGCATCCGCTGAAGGCGTTTTTTGATGTCCGCCGCCGCAAATACGACTGGGTGATAGACCTGATGACAAACCCGCGCACCCGGCTGATAGCGCTGTTCAGCGGCGCGCCGCTGCGGGCCGGGCCGGCTTTTTCAAGCGCGAAATGGGCCTACAACGTCCTGCTGCCGCTGCTGGACAACAACATCTACGCGGGATTCAAAAAAGTGAAAATGCTGGAGCCGCTGGGCGTGAAGACGGACGCATGTCCGCGCCCGTTTTTTGCGCTGCCGCCTTTCGCGGCGCAATATCGGCGCGGGGTTTTTGAAGGGCTGGGCATCAGGCCGGGCGATTTGATAATCGGGCTTGCGCCGGCTTCCCGCAAAGCCACCCGGCGGTGGCCGGCGGAGCATTACGCGGAACTGGCCCGGCTGGCCGCGAAAGAGCTGGGCGCCAAAACGCTTGTTTTCTGCGGCCCCGGCGAGGAAGACATTGCCGCCGAAATAGCGGGCAAAAGCGGCGGCGCGGCGTTAATACCGCCGCCCAGCAAATCGCTGGCGGAGCTGGCCTCGCTGCTGGCGGGGCTGAAAGTGCTGGTCTGCAACTGCAACGGGACCAAGCATCTTGCCGCCGCCGCGGGGACACCCACGTTGGAGATATACGGCATGAGCAATCCCGCCAGCTGGCATTTGCCGGGCGACCCGCGCCACCGCGCCGTTTACAGAACGGACCTGCCCTGCATCGGCTGCGGCAAATCCGACTGCGATATCGGAATCAAGTGCCTCCGGGAACTGCCGCCGCAAACCGTTTTCGGCGAGTTGCGCGAATTGCTTTCCCGCCTCTAAAATCTCCGTATCTGCTGCAAGCGGCGCGATGGCGCGATTGCCGGTCTTGTTTCCACGCGCGCAATTGCCTACAATTGGCATGTTGAGCAGTTTGCTGTTTCTAAGGAGGAATAAATGCGAAAGTTTACAGCGGCGTTTGCGTTCGCGGCGATATTTGCGGTTATCGCGAATGCAGCCGAAACCGGCACCAAACTGGTGCTGTTCACGCCCGGCACCACAGCAGAACAGCGCCGGAGCCAGATTGAAGCTCTTGGCGGAAAACTTATAGCCGACTACGAGTTCATAAACGAATCCCTTGCGGATTTCTCCAACAGGGCCGCAGGCGACATCCGCGCGGCCATACGCGCCGGCAGGGCGCCCAACGCCAGCGACGTGCAGGATAACCAGCGGCGGAAATGGCTTAACGGCTCTGCCTACGGTTCGTTCCCGACGCCGGCGCAGATAGCGGGCCGCGCCTCCGTCCGGATAGACGCCGGCGACATGGCCGCGCCCGCATTTTCCGAGGCCAGACCGGCAGATTCGGCGGCGGACGCTAAAATTCCGTGGGGCATCGCGCGCGTCGGCGCCAAGGCCGCCTGGGCCAAGGGGCTGGACGGTTCCGGCGTGAAGGTTGGAATAGTGGATACCGGCATAGATCTCAAGCATCCCGACCTGTCTGGCAATATAGCCGCCACCTATAATGCGGTCAATCACACCAATAACGGCGCGGACGATCAGGGCCATGGCACGCATGTGGCCGGCACCGTCGCCGGGATGGGCGCGGGCAGCGACGGCGTTTTCGGCGTCGCCCCCAAAGCGAAAATATACGCCGCCAAGGTGCTGGGCGCCGACGGGCAGGGCGACGACAGCGCGGTTGTTGACGGCATTAACTGGACCATAGGCCAGCATGTGAAAGTCATCAACATGAGCCTGGGCGGGCCGGAAGATGTTCCGGCTTTTCATCAGGCCGTGAAGGCGGCGGCTGACGCCGGCATAGCAGTGGTTTGCGCCGCCGGCAACGATTACGGTGCCGCCGTCAGCTATCCGGCCGCGTATCCGGAAGCTATAGCCATATCGGCCAGCACTTCGGGGGATGGACTGGCGTTTTTTTCCTCCGTGGGGCCGCAGATAGCTTTCATCGCCCCCGGCGCGCAGATATACTCCACCAAAAACGGCGGCGGCTATACGACGATGGACGGCACGTCCATGGCCTCGCCGCACATGGCGGGGCTTGCCGCGCTTGCTGTTCAGGCCGGCGCTTCCGACGGCAAGGCGGTGCGCGATATGCTCAAGGCCGCGGCCTCCAAGCTGCCGCGCCTGTCCCAGGACGAGCAGGGCGCCGGGCTGGTGGATGCCGGAAAAATAGGCAAATAGGAACCGTTCCTTATTATCCGGCAGGGGCCGCCTTCGGGCGGCCCCTGCTGTTTCCCGCCATTGAAATTGAACGGGCAATAGCTTACAATGGGGTTGTTCCTGAAGGCTTTCCGCGTCAGGCCATGGGAAGGCCGAAATTCTAAGGAGGAGTTCATGCGAAAGTTTACAGCGGCATTTGCGTTCGCTGCGTTATTTGCGGTTCTGGCGAACGCGGCGGAAACCACCACCAAACTGGTGCTGTTCAAGGCAGGCACCACGGCCCAGCAGCGCCAGAGCCAGATACAAGCTCTGGGCGGCAGGCTGATAGCGGATTACGAGTTTGTAAACGAGTCCCTGGCGGATTTTTCCAACAAGGCCGTCGGGGATGTGCGGGCGATGCTTCCTTCCAGGGCGCCGAACGCGACCGGCGTGGAAAATAACGAGACGCTCAACTGGCTCAACGCGGTTTACGCCCCTCTTCCGGCTGCGGCCCAGGTGGTCGGGCAGGCGCGGCGGAATATAGACGAGGGCGCGGTTTCCACCCCCGCTTTTTCAGAGGCCAAATCGGTTGACGCCTCCGCCCAGATGCCCTGGGGCATCGCGCGCGTCAACGCCAAATCCGCCTGGGCCAGGGGGCTGGACGGCTCCGGCGTGAAAGTGGGAATTGTGGATACCGGCATAGACCTCTCGCACCCGGACCTGGCCGGCAATATAGCCGCCAGCTATAACGCCGTAAACCATGACATCAGCGCCAATGACGACCACGGCCACGGCACGCATGTGGCGGGCATAATCGCGGGAATGGGCGCCGGCGAAGACGGCGTCTTCGGCGTCGCGCCCAAGGCCCGGATATACGCGGCCAAGGGTCTTGATGCCAAGGGCAGCGGCTCCGTAAACAATATCGTGGATGCCATCAACTGGACCATAGGCCAGAAGGTCAAAGTCATCAATATGAGCCTTGGCGCGCCGCGCTCGCTGGCGGCGGTGGACCAGGCCGTCAAATCCGCGCACGACGCGGGGATAGCCGTCATCTGCGCCGCCGGCAACAACGGGCAAGCGGTGAATTATCCAGCCGCCTCTCCCGGCGCGACGGCCATAGCCGCAAGCGATTCATCCGACAATATAGCCTCGTTCTCGTCCAGAGGGCCGCAGATAGTGTTCATCGCCCCCGGAAAGGCGATATACTCCTCCTTCAAGGGCGGGCAGTACAAGACGATGAGCGGCACCTCCATGGCCGCGCCGCATGCGGCGGGGCTTGCCGCGCTGGCCGTGCAGGCGGGCGCAGCAGACGGAGACGCCGCCGTGGAAATAATGAAATCCGCCGCCTCCAAGCTGCCGAACCTGTCGCAGGACGAGCAGGGCACGGGGCTGGTTGACGCCGGCAAAATCAGCAAAAAATAATACCGGAATACGCGAAACAGCGCCCGGCGAAAACCGGGCGCTGCCTTTTTTGCGTTGTAATTGGAATTTGCAGGGTGCGGATTGAAATGGTTATAATTCTTTGCGCATCAGTCGTGCCGCGCAACCAAGGAGAAATATGAAAAAATATGCAACAACATTGCTGGCGCTTTGCACGCTGGCCAGCCTCGCCGCAGCGGAGAGAATCATCGATAAGGCGGAGTATCCTCCGGAAGTCGTAGTGGTTCACCTGGGACCCAAGCCTGCCGCGCTGGACGAAGGCAGATATCCGGACGTGAAATTCTATTACGTCCCGGCAGTGGCCATAGAAAAAGTCCCTAAAACCGTGCCGCCGGACTATAAAATGACCGGCGCTCCGGAAGCACTGGTTACATGGTACAACGCCGGGGAACAAATGGCCAACAGAGGCATGTTGTTCGATAAAAAAGGCATTGCCGCTTTTGACGGTTATATTGACCGTCAGGAAATAATTGTTGAAACGATAAGCCGCAAGACCAAAGACCCGCTTAAAGACGCTCTTAAAGACCTTGTGAAAAAAGGCAAGGATGCCGAATCTGACGATCGCGCCTTTGAGCCGGATAGCCGCAAGGGCCTGGTGGGCATCAAGATGCCGGAATTCGACGTCACGGATTCAACAGGGCAGGCTCGCCCCATACGCACGGTGATAACCGATGCCGCCAAGCCGGTTTTGGTGGTGTTCGCCTATTTCCCTGCCGATACAAAATTCGACATGGCGGCGGAAAGCAAGGCGGATGCTGACAACGCCAAGTCCGTGGGCGGCTTTTTCGGCGGCATGGCCAAGATGGCGCTTAAAAGCAAAGTCGGGGAAACTTCAGACAAGCTGACCGGGCAGGATAATAAGGTAACTTATCCTAAATTGCTCAACAGCATAGAATTGCAGTTTTTCGGCAAGGATGTTACCAAACCGAAATAAGCCGTTACCGGTCTTGTGGCAAAGCACCCGGGAATTCAAGTCCCGGGTGCTTTTTTGCGTCCCCCAAAGGCGCAGGATAGGGCCTGCGCACTAGTGATGTCTGCATAAACCTGAATGTTTCATTTGGATTGCGGGATTCGGCGAAAAATCGCTTCATACTGCCTTCACAAAATTATCCTTTCGCGCAGTGAGGCGCGCGCGGATAATTTTGTCCGGCATTATTCCGCGCTTTTCCGCCCCGGTCCTCGCAATCAACTGCGATTTCCGGGCTTATGAAAAGACGGGTGAGGTCGTGCGGAAAAAAAAGGCCATTGCGCGCCGCGCGGGTTTTTTATAAATTCTATTTATGGCAGATCCACTTGTCCCCAAA
It includes:
- a CDS encoding S8 family serine peptidase: MRKFTAAFAFAALFAVLANAAETTTKLVLFKAGTTAQQRQSQIQALGGRLIADYEFVNESLADFSNKAVGDVRAMLPSRAPNATGVENNETLNWLNAVYAPLPAAAQVVGQARRNIDEGAVSTPAFSEAKSVDASAQMPWGIARVNAKSAWARGLDGSGVKVGIVDTGIDLSHPDLAGNIAASYNAVNHDISANDDHGHGTHVAGIIAGMGAGEDGVFGVAPKARIYAAKGLDAKGSGSVNNIVDAINWTIGQKVKVINMSLGAPRSLAAVDQAVKSAHDAGIAVICAAGNNGQAVNYPAASPGATAIAASDSSDNIASFSSRGPQIVFIAPGKAIYSSFKGGQYKTMSGTSMAAPHAAGLAALAVQAGAADGDAAVEIMKSAASKLPNLSQDEQGTGLVDAGKISKK
- a CDS encoding polysaccharide deacetylase family protein, whose translation is MTGLLAGAAALAVAGLSARWNWWRGKVSGLPVLMYHKIGVPPKGSKLGNLWVSPEVFAKQVDYLLRHGYAPVLFRDIAAAARGERELPPNPVLITFDDGYRNNYTEAYRILKEKGAKGNIFLVYNTLGKNNEWHNPDSEHWLPMLTWEEINEMLASGVMDMGAHTMNHKNLAKIPLEEAAWEMRECKKRLEEKLGHEIPCFAYPYGSGAFVPEVRQKALEAGFKFDFSVKQGIAPWPWKPEMGTIRRIFVRGDDFMLDFHLNMTRGRARF
- a CDS encoding glycosyltransferase family 9 protein, with protein sequence MLPQPRRILIIQLRRIGDVLLTAPATETLARAFPQAKIDFITERPCDEVLRGNPHVADVIIYDRRHPLKAFFDVRRRKYDWVIDLMTNPRTRLIALFSGAPLRAGPAFSSAKWAYNVLLPLLDNNIYAGFKKVKMLEPLGVKTDACPRPFFALPPFAAQYRRGVFEGLGIRPGDLIIGLAPASRKATRRWPAEHYAELARLAAKELGAKTLVFCGPGEEDIAAEIAGKSGGAALIPPPSKSLAELASLLAGLKVLVCNCNGTKHLAAAAGTPTLEIYGMSNPASWHLPGDPRHRAVYRTDLPCIGCGKSDCDIGIKCLRELPPQTVFGELRELLSRL
- a CDS encoding glycosyltransferase family 4 protein → MNGPFAVFHVDSERALKGGERQLLYLAFQLRALGHWNCIVCRKGSQLDIAGRKAGFDVMYLPFLFEWDPLSALMLRGQIMLRQRPGGVVIHAHSSHAAAVSFMAAKAGFARRIVSRRDEYPLSGSASARMKYASAHKVVAASENIRKMLLKSGVPQPGVELVLDCIPETGFPWDDDGLDKFRAAARQRLFSELDIPPDSFCVGAITGFESQRDPLTFVRAVPLVLQEVPWTHFVISGSGPLLGEIRRLALELKVPHRLHVIGNYEEPLALMAAFDVLSVASRGEGIGGSVLESMSAGTPVVSVRGACAQEIISDGEDGFMVNPSSPAELARIIAKLLKSPELCRALRGRGFQRRKRFLSKAAAERMVEIYGENNPCPHSA
- a CDS encoding glycosyltransferase family 2 protein; translation: MEKITLALIAHNEEKDLPRCLDSVKGLVSGIALVDSMSSDRTGEIAAAAGARVLRREFDGYASQKNAALDLASNDWILQLDPDETLSPELKDEIAALFAAGPRADAYSLPYVNYFLGRRMRHGGLGGERHIRLFRKSRCRFEGGLVHEGVRVDGTVGALKHPVIHNSYPDMEEYLDKFNRYTTLAARKMHGQGKRFSIFRICFVPLEFHKRFFLRLGFLDGFAGLAWSAVSAFYVFVKYVKLWRIEQGE
- a CDS encoding S8 family peptidase, with the protein product MRKFTAAFAFAAIFAVIANAAETGTKLVLFTPGTTAEQRRSQIEALGGKLIADYEFINESLADFSNRAAGDIRAAIRAGRAPNASDVQDNQRRKWLNGSAYGSFPTPAQIAGRASVRIDAGDMAAPAFSEARPADSAADAKIPWGIARVGAKAAWAKGLDGSGVKVGIVDTGIDLKHPDLSGNIAATYNAVNHTNNGADDQGHGTHVAGTVAGMGAGSDGVFGVAPKAKIYAAKVLGADGQGDDSAVVDGINWTIGQHVKVINMSLGGPEDVPAFHQAVKAAADAGIAVVCAAGNDYGAAVSYPAAYPEAIAISASTSGDGLAFFSSVGPQIAFIAPGAQIYSTKNGGGYTTMDGTSMASPHMAGLAALAVQAGASDGKAVRDMLKAAASKLPRLSQDEQGAGLVDAGKIGK